Proteins encoded together in one Deinococcus irradiatisoli window:
- a CDS encoding carbohydrate ABC transporter permease, producing MARKAVSVPSPAATTAPRPRSSGPARHWWIHLILIVAIVVVASPLLFALIKSTQASDVVIGPSMLPGGHFFENLASVWSGAHLGRYMLNSFIVTICVTSGKTILSLLAALAFVYFRFPLKNVAFALVLFTLMLPTELLIVALFDLISGTLKWADNYAAIIVPFLASATGTFLFRQHFLNIPASLSDAARIDGCGPLTFLSKVLIPMSWNTIGALAVIQFVAAWDQYLWPLVIMQSDDKQVVQVGLRRLIDAGGQTDWGAVMAGAMVTLIPPLLVFTLLQEQFSKGFALGQDK from the coding sequence ATGGCGCGTAAAGCGGTTTCTGTTCCTTCCCCGGCCGCGACGACCGCGCCGCGCCCCCGCTCCTCCGGCCCGGCCCGCCACTGGTGGATTCACCTGATTCTGATCGTGGCGATCGTGGTCGTCGCTTCGCCGCTGCTGTTCGCGCTGATCAAGTCCACCCAGGCCAGCGACGTGGTGATCGGCCCCAGCATGCTTCCCGGCGGGCACTTCTTCGAGAATCTCGCCAGCGTCTGGAGCGGCGCCCACCTGGGACGCTACATGCTCAACTCGTTCATCGTGACCATCTGCGTCACCTCTGGCAAGACCATTTTGTCGCTGCTGGCGGCGCTGGCCTTCGTGTACTTCCGCTTTCCGCTCAAGAACGTGGCCTTCGCGCTGGTGCTCTTCACCTTGATGCTGCCCACCGAACTGCTGATCGTGGCGCTGTTCGACCTGATTTCCGGCACGCTGAAATGGGCCGACAACTACGCCGCCATCATCGTGCCGTTTCTGGCCTCGGCCACCGGCACCTTTCTCTTCCGGCAGCACTTCCTGAACATCCCCGCCAGCTTGTCGGACGCCGCGCGCATCGACGGCTGCGGCCCGCTGACCTTTTTGAGCAAGGTCCTGATTCCGATGAGCTGGAACACCATCGGCGCGCTGGCGGTGATTCAGTTCGTGGCCGCCTGGGACCAGTACCTCTGGCCCCTGGTGATCATGCAGTCCGACGACAAGCAGGTGGTGCAAGTGGGCCTGCGCCGCCTGATCGACGCCGGCGGCCAGACCGACTGGGGCGCAGTGATGGCCGGGG
- a CDS encoding carbohydrate ABC transporter permease, producing MSLTFSRPPRKPATSAAAPPEERATFKSPVLPWLFLLPTFIILAVFLYYPAFRTLRLSLFRSNIILGNETFEGLGQFAELLNSPVYHQVILQTVIYCALVVVIGLLIAMGLAWLASRPIAGAKFYRLMLIYPYALSPAIAGTIWLFLFNPEIGVINNILASLVGTRPRWLDNPLLAFGLVVLAAIWKGLGYNVVFYLAAIQNIPGEVTEAAAIDGATGWQAYWKVVFPLLSPMTFFLVFTNLIYALFESFGLVDILTRGGPVYGQTGITTFLIYQLYEDGFRNFKTGVAAAEAVLMLIMVGVITVMQFRYGNRRVHYGA from the coding sequence TTGAGCCTGACTTTTAGCCGCCCCCCGCGCAAACCTGCGACCAGCGCCGCCGCGCCGCCAGAAGAACGGGCCACCTTCAAAAGCCCGGTGCTGCCGTGGCTGTTTTTGCTGCCGACCTTCATCATCCTGGCCGTGTTCCTGTACTACCCAGCCTTTCGCACCCTACGGCTGAGCCTGTTCCGGTCCAACATCATCCTCGGCAACGAGACCTTCGAGGGCCTGGGGCAGTTCGCCGAACTGCTCAACAGCCCGGTCTACCATCAGGTCATCTTGCAGACGGTCATCTACTGCGCCCTGGTGGTGGTGATCGGCCTGCTGATCGCCATGGGTCTGGCCTGGCTGGCCAGCCGCCCGATCGCCGGAGCCAAGTTCTACCGCCTGATGCTGATCTACCCGTATGCCCTCTCGCCGGCCATCGCCGGCACCATCTGGCTGTTTTTGTTCAACCCGGAAATCGGCGTGATCAACAACATCCTGGCCTCGCTGGTCGGCACCCGCCCGCGCTGGCTGGACAATCCGCTGCTGGCCTTCGGGCTGGTGGTGCTGGCCGCCATCTGGAAGGGGCTGGGGTACAACGTGGTGTTTTATCTGGCGGCCATTCAGAACATCCCCGGCGAAGTCACCGAGGCCGCCGCCATCGACGGCGCCACCGGCTGGCAGGCCTACTGGAAAGTGGTGTTTCCGCTGCTCTCGCCGATGACGTTTTTTCTGGTGTTCACCAACCTGATCTACGCCCTGTTCGAGAGCTTCGGACTGGTGGACATCCTGACGCGCGGCGGCCCGGTCTACGGCCAGACCGGCATCACCACCTTCCTGATCTACCAGCTCTACGAAGACGGCTTTCGCAATTTCAAGACCGGTGTGGCCGCCGCCGAGGCGGTGCTGATGCTGATCATGGTCGGTGTGATCACCGTGATGCAGTTTCGCTACGGCAACCGGAGGGTGCACTATGGCGCGTAA
- a CDS encoding ABC transporter substrate-binding protein: MKRLMLMLALGTTFQMAAAQTTVEFWHSFGDAKRGDWIKARADEYNKAHPGVTVVPSYKGAYNDSLQATILAARQNKAPALVQIFEVGSQLALDSGMFQPVSSVSNVSFSDYIKPVINYYTIGGKVNSLPFNSSSPVLYFNKDLMKKAGLNPAQPPTTFGGILKACDKIKVALPDTKCISIALYGWFVEQWMSEQGAELMNNGNGRTARATATNLNGPAGKKIFQFFKDLQDKGYITNTGKLADTDGTNAIFSNQKAVFTINSTADLGNQLAAAKTAGFQLGVSVLPIPDGTKRNGVVIGGASLWIPKNISKPVAQAALDFALYMTNTKNMADWHKLTGYYPVRNSSINELRNQGWFSSSPLQITAFNQLLATKANPASAGALNGVAIQTRTFIEQGLQKVLSGTSVDAALADTASQINAALTDYNKNFK, from the coding sequence ATGAAACGACTTATGCTTATGCTGGCCCTCGGCACCACGTTCCAGATGGCAGCGGCCCAAACCACCGTCGAGTTCTGGCACTCGTTCGGCGACGCCAAGCGCGGCGACTGGATCAAGGCCCGCGCCGACGAATACAACAAGGCCCACCCCGGCGTCACCGTCGTGCCCAGCTACAAGGGCGCCTACAACGATTCGCTGCAGGCAACCATTCTGGCGGCCCGTCAGAACAAGGCCCCGGCCCTGGTACAGATCTTCGAGGTCGGCAGCCAGCTGGCGTTGGATTCCGGCATGTTCCAGCCGGTCAGCAGCGTCAGCAACGTCAGCTTCAGCGACTACATCAAGCCGGTCATCAACTACTACACCATCGGCGGCAAGGTCAACAGCTTGCCGTTCAACAGCTCCTCGCCGGTGCTGTACTTTAACAAGGACCTGATGAAAAAAGCGGGCCTCAATCCCGCCCAGCCGCCCACGACCTTCGGCGGCATCCTCAAGGCCTGCGACAAGATCAAGGTGGCGCTGCCCGATACCAAGTGCATCAGCATCGCCCTCTACGGCTGGTTCGTTGAGCAGTGGATGTCCGAGCAGGGCGCCGAGCTGATGAACAACGGCAACGGCCGCACCGCCCGCGCCACCGCCACCAACCTCAACGGCCCGGCCGGCAAAAAGATCTTCCAATTCTTCAAGGACCTGCAGGACAAGGGCTACATCACCAACACCGGCAAACTGGCCGACACCGACGGCACCAACGCCATCTTCAGCAACCAGAAAGCCGTGTTCACCATCAACAGCACCGCCGATCTGGGCAACCAGCTGGCCGCCGCCAAAACCGCCGGCTTCCAGCTCGGCGTCAGCGTGCTGCCGATTCCCGACGGCACCAAGCGCAACGGTGTAGTCATCGGCGGCGCCTCGCTGTGGATTCCCAAGAACATCAGCAAGCCGGTGGCCCAGGCGGCCCTGGATTTTGCGCTGTACATGACCAACACTAAGAACATGGCCGACTGGCACAAGCTGACCGGCTACTACCCGGTGCGCAACAGCAGCATCAACGAGCTGCGTAACCAGGGCTGGTTCAGCAGCTCGCCGCTGCAGATCACCGCCTTCAACCAGCTGCTGGCGACCAAGGCCAACCCGGCCAGCGCCGGCGCCCTCAACGGCGTGGCGATTCAGACCCGCACCTTCATCGAGCAGGGACTGCAAAAAGTGCTCAGCGGCACCAGCGTGGACGCCGCGCTCGCCGACACGGCCAGCCAGATCAACGCCGCGTTGACCGACTACAACAAGAACTTCAAGTAA
- a CDS encoding glycerophosphodiester phosphodiesterase produces the protein MTPLLLGHRGTPRLHPENSLAGFQAALDAGLDGVELDVRRLGDGGLVICHDPQLKDGRKLDTLSRAELPAHVPLLPDVLAWAAESGAYLNVEIKPELGRGDGRVEETLDLIRAYGLAGQVIVSSFSPLQLLQAKQHAPSIERGFLYHRPYQIGCDLVLEVGRKLAVTALHPHFSLITPALMDTARREGWRVNTWTVNDAAEGRRLLELGVSGLIGDLPDVLLEAGREGRSASQSGEDRVR, from the coding sequence ATGACGCCTTTGCTGCTCGGCCACCGTGGCACCCCCCGCCTTCACCCCGAGAACTCGCTGGCCGGCTTTCAGGCCGCCCTGGACGCCGGCCTGGACGGCGTGGAGCTCGACGTGCGCCGCCTGGGCGACGGCGGGCTGGTGATCTGCCACGACCCGCAGCTCAAAGACGGGCGCAAGCTCGATACGCTCAGCCGCGCCGAGCTGCCGGCCCACGTGCCGCTGCTGCCGGACGTGCTGGCCTGGGCCGCCGAGAGCGGGGCGTACCTCAACGTGGAGATCAAACCGGAACTCGGCCGCGGCGACGGACGCGTCGAGGAAACGCTCGATTTGATCCGGGCCTACGGTCTGGCAGGTCAGGTCATTGTCAGCTCGTTCAGCCCGCTGCAGCTTCTGCAGGCCAAGCAGCACGCGCCCAGCATCGAGCGCGGCTTTCTCTACCACCGCCCGTACCAGATCGGCTGCGACCTGGTGCTGGAAGTGGGCCGCAAGCTGGCGGTCACGGCGCTGCACCCGCACTTCAGCCTCATCACCCCGGCGCTGATGGACACGGCCCGGCGCGAAGGCTGGCGGGTCAACACCTGGACCGTCAACGACGCGGCCGAAGGTCGGCGGCTGCTGGAACTGGGCGTCAGCGGGCTGATCGGCGACCTGCCGGACGTGCTGCTCGAAGCTGGGCGGGAGGGCCGGTCTGCCTCGCAATCCGGCGAGGACAGGGTAAGATAG
- the dxr gene encoding 1-deoxy-D-xylulose-5-phosphate reductoisomerase: MRLTLLGSTGSIGTQTLDVARERGDIVTALAAGRNLELLEAQVREFHPQLVSVEEAVLAEARERFGLLTRVIADSAEIAAQPADVCVNAMSGLKGLAPTRAALEAGRAVALATKEAMVTSSHLIWEAARRGGGRIVPVDSEHTGIYQALVGEHLDDVAELILTASGGPFREGPADLSGVTPAQALKHPSWSMGRKITIDSATLFNKGLEVMEAASLYGVPLSQVGVLVHPQSVVHALVRFRDGSFKAQLGPTDMRLSIAYAIDAAPSGMQAPGDVRGARRRGEVAGHLGFHLGGTLDFSDPDLERFPCLGLAYRAGNAGGLSPTALNAADEVAVEAFLQGQLSFLGITRLLETVLDETPGGELTWDALEQTDAWARRRAGELISSEVYS; encoded by the coding sequence ATGCGCCTCACCCTGCTCGGCTCCACCGGCTCCATCGGCACCCAGACCCTCGACGTGGCCCGCGAGCGCGGCGACATCGTCACGGCGCTGGCCGCCGGCCGCAATCTGGAACTGCTTGAAGCGCAGGTGCGCGAGTTTCACCCACAGCTGGTCAGCGTGGAGGAAGCTGTCCTCGCTGAGGCCCGTGAACGCTTCGGGTTGCTCACCCGCGTGATCGCCGACTCCGCCGAAATCGCCGCCCAGCCTGCCGACGTGTGCGTCAACGCCATGAGCGGTCTCAAGGGTCTGGCGCCCACCCGCGCCGCCCTGGAAGCGGGCCGGGCGGTGGCGCTGGCGACCAAGGAAGCGATGGTGACCAGCAGCCACCTGATCTGGGAAGCGGCCCGCAGGGGCGGCGGGCGGATCGTGCCGGTGGATTCGGAGCACACCGGCATCTATCAGGCGCTGGTGGGCGAGCACCTCGACGACGTGGCCGAGCTGATTCTCACGGCCTCGGGCGGCCCGTTCCGGGAAGGCCCGGCCGACCTGAGTGGCGTGACCCCGGCGCAGGCGCTCAAGCACCCCTCCTGGAGCATGGGCCGCAAGATCACCATCGATTCGGCCACCCTCTTTAACAAAGGTCTGGAAGTCATGGAAGCGGCCAGCCTCTACGGGGTGCCGCTCTCGCAGGTGGGGGTGCTGGTGCATCCGCAGAGCGTGGTGCACGCGCTGGTGCGCTTTCGCGACGGCAGCTTCAAGGCGCAGCTCGGCCCCACCGATATGCGGCTTTCGATCGCCTACGCCATCGACGCCGCGCCGAGCGGGATGCAGGCGCCCGGCGACGTGCGCGGCGCGCGGCGCCGGGGCGAGGTGGCCGGGCACCTGGGCTTTCACCTCGGCGGCACCCTCGACTTCTCCGACCCCGATCTGGAACGTTTTCCCTGCCTGGGGCTGGCTTACCGGGCCGGCAACGCGGGCGGTTTGTCGCCCACTGCCCTCAACGCTGCCGACGAGGTGGCGGTGGAGGCGTTCCTGCAAGGGCAACTCAGTTTCCTGGGCATCACCCGGCTGCTCGAAACGGTACTCGACGAAACGCCCGGCGGCGAGCTGACCTGGGACGCGCTGGAGCAGACCGACGCCTGGGCCCGGCGGCGGGCGGGCGAA